One uncultured Caproiciproducens sp. DNA segment encodes these proteins:
- a CDS encoding glycosyltransferase family 2 protein: MFFNSERKTEQPKQLAAVVVTYNRRELLLRCIEKIRNQQNVECDILVVDNASSDGTGETVLAMADNRLQYRNTGSNLGGAGGFQFGIRWAVEAGYNLVWMMDDDTLPEPDTLAELLAADARLEGNYGFLSSAVLWTDGHECKMNRQKIKKSFYEHVEFLKDALIQIEQATFVSMLLPAETIRKVGLPIKEFFIWGDDIEFTRRITVRNGLPSYLVGRSQVVHAMRENNGSNLATDSADRIDRYRYAYRNENNIYRQEGLKGFCYYTARCVRALAQIWGNAKDSRLRRSWVLISCYIGGLFFNPLIEYVNK; encoded by the coding sequence ATGTTCTTCAATTCTGAAAGAAAAACAGAACAGCCAAAGCAACTCGCTGCGGTCGTTGTTACCTATAATCGCAGAGAACTTCTTTTGCGGTGTATCGAAAAAATTCGCAACCAGCAGAATGTGGAATGTGATATTTTGGTCGTTGACAATGCCAGTTCAGACGGAACAGGCGAAACGGTACTAGCTATGGCTGATAACAGACTGCAATATCGGAATACAGGCAGCAATCTAGGGGGTGCCGGCGGTTTCCAATTTGGCATTCGGTGGGCAGTAGAGGCCGGATATAATTTGGTGTGGATGATGGATGATGATACCCTGCCGGAGCCGGATACGTTGGCAGAATTGCTAGCAGCAGATGCGCGGTTAGAGGGTAATTATGGCTTCTTGTCCAGTGCTGTGCTGTGGACAGACGGCCATGAGTGCAAAATGAACCGGCAGAAAATCAAAAAGAGCTTTTATGAACATGTGGAATTTTTGAAGGATGCTCTGATTCAAATTGAACAGGCAACCTTTGTTTCCATGCTTTTACCGGCAGAAACAATTCGAAAGGTCGGTCTGCCCATAAAGGAATTTTTCATCTGGGGAGATGACATTGAATTCACGAGACGCATCACGGTACGAAACGGCCTCCCATCCTATCTGGTTGGCCGGAGTCAGGTGGTGCATGCGATGCGGGAAAACAACGGAAGTAATCTTGCTACTGACTCTGCGGACCGAATTGACAGATACCGATATGCTTATCGCAATGAAAATAATATATACCGACAGGAAGGACTGAAAGGCTTTTGTTATTATACTGCGCGTTGCGTACGGGCTCTGGCACAGATTTGGGGGAATGCAAAAGATAGCAGGCTCCGGCGCAGCTGGGTGCTTATCTCCTGCTATATTGGCGGGCTGTTCTTTAATCCCCTGATCGAGTATGTTAACAAATAA
- a CDS encoding glycosyltransferase, giving the protein MPEQPLVTAIVPVYKTPEPFLRACIESMQKQTVQDAQILLIDDGSPDNCGKICDEYAETDSRIEVLHQKNGGPSAARNSGLQHVRGHYLTFVDSDDTLAPTAWEYAIQAMDAYKVECVVFGWINNETGKPVDRKVAECSTVLTALKAMTQIAGNNDACGGGYPWNKMWDADAICAVNGGKIPLFDLELFAYEDKYWILQLLNRLKQVVLLPDIFYDYRFVPSSLTNSDEAWYQRQFNAYLAYDKICDYLEPIDREAYRSGLGKYFRFCFTDMRNMYSWQKKDMPRYKRTKGCLLKVCKRIRFGDLKKPKYVFSWLFCLIYCRF; this is encoded by the coding sequence ATGCCAGAACAGCCTTTAGTCACTGCCATCGTCCCGGTATACAAAACTCCGGAACCGTTTTTGCGAGCCTGCATTGAGAGCATGCAAAAACAGACTGTTCAGGATGCACAAATCCTTCTTATTGACGATGGCAGTCCGGATAATTGCGGAAAGATCTGCGATGAATACGCCGAAACAGATTCCCGCATCGAGGTTCTGCACCAAAAAAACGGCGGTCCCAGTGCAGCACGAAACAGTGGCTTGCAACACGTGCGCGGACATTATTTGACTTTTGTGGATTCCGATGATACGTTGGCTCCTACTGCATGGGAATATGCCATACAAGCTATGGATGCGTACAAGGTAGAATGCGTTGTTTTCGGCTGGATCAACAATGAAACGGGCAAGCCGGTCGACCGGAAAGTTGCTGAGTGTTCAACAGTATTGACGGCTTTGAAGGCAATGACACAGATTGCAGGCAATAACGATGCTTGCGGCGGCGGATATCCTTGGAACAAAATGTGGGATGCAGATGCCATATGTGCCGTAAACGGAGGGAAAATACCCTTGTTTGATCTGGAGTTGTTTGCCTATGAAGACAAATACTGGATTCTTCAACTTCTGAATCGTCTGAAACAGGTAGTACTGCTGCCGGATATTTTTTATGATTACCGATTCGTGCCGTCCAGTCTTACCAATAGTGACGAAGCTTGGTATCAACGTCAGTTTAATGCCTATTTGGCCTATGATAAGATCTGCGACTATTTAGAACCCATTGACCGCGAGGCTTATCGGTCTGGTCTGGGCAAGTACTTCCGCTTCTGTTTTACAGATATGAGGAATATGTACTCTTGGCAAAAAAAGGACATGCCCCGATATAAACGCACAAAAGGCTGCCTGCTGAAGGTATGTAAACGCATACGCTTTGGCGACTTGAAAAAGCCGAAATATGTATTCTCTTGGCTTTTCTGCCTGATTTACTGCCGCTTCTGA
- a CDS encoding ABC transporter ATP-binding protein, which translates to MGNVIEVNNVSMRFNLAQEKTDSIKEYFVKAAKHQLLFHEFYALRDISFQVKRGESLALVGANGSGKSTMLKLIAGVMYPSKGSLLVKGDIAPMIELGAGFDMELTARENIFLNGAVLGHDYKVMQGYFEKIMDFAELWDFVDVPVKNFSNGMVARLGFAIATAVKADILIVDEILAVGDFMFQEKCQKRMKLLLANGTTLLLVSHNEKQVEQLCKRAIWINHGKMQMDGECRTVCDAYHTALKAEHQE; encoded by the coding sequence ATGGGTAATGTAATAGAAGTTAACAATGTTTCGATGCGCTTTAACTTGGCACAAGAAAAGACAGACAGCATCAAGGAATATTTTGTGAAAGCGGCTAAACATCAGCTCCTTTTTCACGAGTTCTATGCGCTGCGCGATATCAGCTTCCAAGTCAAGCGTGGGGAGTCTCTGGCGCTGGTAGGAGCAAATGGCAGCGGAAAAAGCACGATGCTGAAGCTGATTGCGGGTGTTATGTACCCTAGCAAAGGCTCCCTCTTAGTCAAAGGCGATATTGCGCCAATGATTGAATTGGGTGCTGGTTTTGATATGGAGCTGACTGCACGCGAAAATATCTTCCTAAATGGCGCGGTGCTCGGCCATGATTACAAGGTAATGCAAGGTTACTTCGAGAAAATCATGGACTTTGCAGAACTGTGGGATTTTGTAGATGTTCCGGTTAAAAATTTCTCTAACGGCATGGTGGCACGCCTTGGCTTTGCTATTGCCACTGCAGTGAAGGCAGATATTTTGATCGTTGACGAGATTCTGGCTGTGGGCGATTTCATGTTTCAGGAAAAATGCCAAAAGCGCATGAAACTGCTGCTGGCCAACGGCACAACGCTGCTTTTGGTATCTCATAACGAAAAACAGGTTGAGCAGCTGTGCAAGCGGGCAATCTGGATAAATCACGGTAAAATGCAGATGGACGGCGAATGCCGTACGGTGTGTGATGCATACCATACGGCATTGAAAGCGGAGCATCAAGAATAA
- a CDS encoding acyltransferase: protein MTEQTEAPRLKTSKRIVYYDVLNIMAAISVVWIHFGNEVHWYEGSRVWMWCAGIQVLAYWAVPVFFMLTGATLMNYYTKYDTAAFFKKRMLRSVRSYLIWGTLMIVLKIKRGNLEIPWDGDIRKMLFTILDIFVNNKMESIYWFFLVLFGIYLAMPVLTLLAKPENSSILNYTVAVGIITVSILPFCYRMVQTYFYLGGSGWNSALQLPVLGSYLLYPVLGYWASTHDFSKIERGICYAAAIMCAILRYTGLVYLCKRDGATNQLYFDYLSFPSLFLAFGVFVFIRYLFTERIVCNEKITKLLAAVSACSLGVYLIHNIVLNKMEGIAFFAKYSFRWYFFWPIICYLFCLVIVYAARKTPLLKHLFP, encoded by the coding sequence ATGACGGAACAAACGGAGGCACCAAGGCTAAAGACCAGCAAGAGGATCGTCTATTATGATGTACTGAACATCATGGCAGCCATAAGTGTTGTCTGGATTCATTTCGGTAATGAGGTACACTGGTATGAGGGCTCCCGTGTGTGGATGTGGTGCGCGGGCATTCAAGTGCTTGCATACTGGGCAGTGCCGGTGTTTTTTATGTTGACTGGTGCAACCCTAATGAATTATTACACAAAATATGATACAGCAGCATTTTTTAAAAAAAGGATGCTACGCAGCGTTAGGTCGTATCTGATCTGGGGTACATTGATGATTGTACTTAAAATAAAACGTGGCAATTTAGAAATTCCGTGGGATGGAGATATCCGAAAAATGCTGTTCACCATCCTTGATATTTTTGTCAACAATAAGATGGAATCTATTTATTGGTTTTTCCTGGTTCTGTTTGGAATTTATCTAGCAATGCCTGTACTCACGCTCCTCGCTAAACCAGAGAATAGCTCTATTTTGAATTATACTGTAGCGGTAGGCATTATTACGGTCTCCATTTTGCCGTTTTGTTACCGGATGGTGCAGACATACTTTTATCTCGGTGGCAGTGGTTGGAATTCAGCATTGCAACTGCCAGTCTTGGGTAGCTATCTGCTCTATCCCGTCTTGGGTTATTGGGCTTCCACACATGACTTTTCCAAAATTGAACGCGGCATCTGTTATGCAGCAGCAATTATGTGCGCAATCCTGCGTTATACAGGACTGGTGTACTTGTGTAAACGCGATGGAGCTACAAATCAACTATATTTCGATTATCTTAGTTTTCCATCTCTGTTTTTGGCTTTTGGCGTTTTTGTATTTATTCGATATTTATTTACCGAGAGAATTGTTTGCAATGAAAAAATTACGAAATTGCTAGCAGCTGTTTCAGCATGCAGTTTAGGAGTTTATCTGATTCATAACATTGTCTTAAACAAGATGGAGGGAATTGCATTTTTTGCCAAATATTCTTTCCGCTGGTATTTTTTTTGGCCAATCATTTGTTACCTATTTTGCCTTGTAATTGTTTATGCGGCACGAAAGACCCCGTTGCTCAAGCACTTGTTTCCATAA
- a CDS encoding transposase — MAKSLLEACIIQSKYDYSDEETALQIQEGPYLQFFCGFPQYEYKRPFDSSLMVYFRKRLTPDILGEINELIIKRAKEESAKNHHDGNDKRESSQQKAAKKAGNHPNFV, encoded by the coding sequence GTGGCAAAATCGTTACTTGAAGCCTGCATCATTCAGTCGAAATACGATTATTCAGATGAAGAAACCGCCCTACAAATCCAGGAAGGACCATACCTGCAGTTTTTCTGCGGCTTTCCACAATACGAATATAAACGGCCATTTGACTCGTCGTTGATGGTGTATTTTCGCAAGCGTCTAACGCCGGATATTCTTGGGGAAATCAATGAACTGATCATCAAAAGGGCAAAAGAAGAATCAGCGAAAAACCATCACGACGGTAACGACAAGAGGGAAAGTTCTCAGCAAAAAGCAGCAAAAAAGGCTGGAAATCATCCGAACTTTGTATGA
- a CDS encoding glucosyltransferase domain-containing protein, with the protein MTALALMWFVLAGLLLVRVLDVRTKWARVLIPLTIVCTPYVSICLTYYYCSSQYAFAFLLAILSVWCVRQSDSFPEILAGAMSLMFALSIYQSNIGVAAVLCLMVLILRFLREPQTYLKNRKLALRMIGMIVIGAGAYYIVLRCVLAIRHLSMSSYKGADNISVGYLLQHFPTGAEHTYADFFCYFFGTDLAVNYYAARFFYVVVFILALIAFFYALWKARAERMPSFLCVVGMLFLPSFGSLIDIAAPDTRLTLLTASNMLLFLPFALSLVELFPKRTGEDKKAGAVSRFCCIACSLATCCLIWSFVLQVNANTLTMKYEQDKTLYLANRILTQVETPNKQTPLLITGNPSKGDYPCILKTANQVDRYSRWGMLWGGYTAAMNGWNELYRQHFGVQLNFCSVEQYQAIAVIKEFAKMPNYPAERSIKTIDGVLVVKVSDTKGWGKIKAWVYEKPYTGGMTVVDQFNYSIL; encoded by the coding sequence ATGACAGCCTTGGCGTTGATGTGGTTTGTCTTGGCAGGCTTGCTTCTGGTGAGAGTGTTGGACGTGCGAACCAAATGGGCACGAGTGTTGATTCCACTGACAATTGTATGTACGCCGTATGTTTCTATTTGCCTCACATATTATTATTGCAGCAGCCAGTATGCGTTTGCGTTTCTGCTAGCTATTCTCTCAGTGTGGTGTGTGCGTCAGAGCGATTCGTTTCCAGAAATTCTCGCAGGTGCCATGTCGCTGATGTTTGCACTGAGTATTTATCAGAGCAATATCGGCGTTGCCGCAGTACTGTGCCTGATGGTTCTGATTCTGCGCTTTTTGCGGGAGCCGCAGACGTATTTAAAAAATCGAAAGCTTGCACTGCGGATGATAGGCATGATTGTAATTGGTGCAGGTGCTTACTATATAGTTTTAAGATGCGTGCTTGCAATTCGTCACTTGTCCATGTCATCGTATAAGGGCGCGGATAATATCAGCGTGGGTTATCTGCTACAACATTTTCCAACTGGAGCCGAACATACTTATGCCGATTTTTTTTGCTATTTTTTTGGAACGGACTTAGCCGTCAATTACTATGCGGCGCGATTTTTCTACGTTGTAGTTTTCATCCTGGCATTGATTGCTTTTTTCTATGCTCTGTGGAAGGCTCGGGCGGAACGTATGCCATCCTTTCTCTGCGTTGTCGGTATGTTGTTTTTGCCATCTTTCGGTAGCCTGATTGATATCGCCGCTCCAGATACGCGACTGACGTTACTGACTGCTAGCAATATGCTCCTCTTTTTGCCGTTTGCGCTTTCGCTGGTGGAGTTATTCCCGAAGAGAACAGGCGAAGATAAAAAAGCAGGTGCTGTGTCTCGGTTTTGTTGTATTGCTTGTTCTCTTGCGACTTGCTGCCTTATCTGGAGCTTTGTCTTGCAAGTGAATGCCAATACGTTAACAATGAAGTACGAACAAGACAAAACTTTATATTTGGCAAACCGGATTCTTACACAGGTTGAAACTCCTAATAAGCAAACCCCGCTCTTGATTACTGGCAATCCCAGTAAGGGGGATTACCCCTGCATCCTTAAAACAGCAAATCAGGTGGACCGGTATTCGCGTTGGGGAATGCTGTGGGGAGGATATACAGCTGCAATGAACGGTTGGAACGAGTTGTATCGGCAGCATTTTGGAGTACAGTTGAACTTCTGCTCTGTAGAACAGTATCAAGCAATCGCAGTTATAAAAGAATTTGCTAAAATGCCGAACTATCCTGCGGAACGCTCCATCAAAACGATTGACGGGGTGCTAGTCGTAAAAGTTTCCGACACAAAGGGCTGGGGTAAAATAAAGGCATGGGTTTATGAAAAGCCATATACAGGAGGTATGACAGTTGTTGACCAGTTTAATTATTCCATATTATAA
- a CDS encoding glycosyltransferase family 2 protein translates to MEKVLSISIAAYNVVSTLREAVDPFLGCGVLDALDIMIVDDGSKDNTAEIAREYAEKYPESIRLIQQKNGGWGATVNTGIQNAKGQYFRQMDGDDYYNPENMPAYIKALQKSDADMVITPYLTYDAMNGDVISHENCNPGCEVEKTYMLSEVQSFAPFMHSITVKTERIRNTVSITEHCFYTDTEFVLKVCNQVRTVEFLDMEIYCYRCAAAGQSMSLSGMEKHYTEQTKVIDVLLSYMQEKVKDPAVKRIYDNLLRGTCCWQYLVMLYIKPTRQHKKDLMVFDEMIRTRAPQYYEEIGIGVINKLRQTHFFGYFVAAHYKKKKDNRFTTDGRLVH, encoded by the coding sequence ATGGAAAAGGTACTTTCTATCTCAATTGCAGCCTATAATGTAGTATCTACTCTGCGTGAGGCAGTGGACCCATTTCTGGGCTGCGGGGTGCTAGATGCACTTGATATTATGATTGTGGATGATGGTTCAAAAGATAATACAGCAGAAATCGCACGGGAATATGCGGAAAAGTATCCGGAAAGCATTCGCCTAATCCAACAGAAAAACGGAGGCTGGGGCGCTACGGTAAATACAGGTATCCAAAACGCAAAGGGACAGTATTTCCGCCAGATGGACGGTGATGATTATTATAATCCGGAGAATATGCCGGCCTATATCAAGGCGTTGCAGAAAAGCGATGCAGATATGGTCATCACCCCATATCTGACGTACGATGCGATGAACGGCGATGTGATTTCGCACGAGAACTGCAACCCGGGTTGTGAAGTCGAAAAAACCTACATGCTGAGTGAAGTGCAGTCTTTCGCTCCATTCATGCATAGCATCACCGTCAAAACGGAACGTATCCGTAACACCGTGTCTATTACGGAGCATTGCTTTTATACCGATACGGAGTTTGTGCTGAAGGTCTGCAATCAGGTTAGGACGGTAGAATTCTTGGATATGGAAATCTACTGCTACCGCTGTGCGGCAGCCGGTCAGAGCATGAGCCTATCCGGTATGGAAAAACATTATACGGAACAGACGAAGGTCATTGATGTTCTACTAAGTTATATGCAAGAAAAGGTCAAAGACCCTGCGGTAAAACGCATTTATGATAATCTGTTGCGTGGCACCTGCTGCTGGCAGTACCTTGTTATGCTGTATATTAAGCCCACCCGTCAGCATAAAAAGGATCTGATGGTATTTGATGAAATGATCCGTACCCGTGCTCCGCAATATTATGAGGAGATTGGTATCGGCGTGATTAATAAGCTGCGCCAGACACATTTCTTTGGCTATTTTGTGGCTGCCCACTATAAGAAAAAGAAGGATAATCGCTTTACGACAGATGGTCGTTTAGTACATTAA
- a CDS encoding polysaccharide pyruvyl transferase family protein → MLEELHAKNLECTGCGACYNVCPVDAIKMEMDTIGFLQPIVQKDRCINCGRCLQTCPVLTPDKNENISEPDCYAAAMSDVVRLQSSSGGIFTALAEVVLAKGGAVYGAALAPDFSVRHICVKARDELPLLRKSKYVQSDTGLTYREIKEQLQNGHAILFSGCPCQVAGLKAYLGKEYDNLYTVDILCHGVPSQKMLKEYIQEMPEGNKIISLDFRPKEKAWSASSRILKMNYEDGTSKLVPFSKSEYEQGFHNGLILRNSCENCSFAEYPRQGDISLGDFWGIGDRDISMDDEGGTSAVLVNSPKGQVLLQQAQPQFTLCKRVPRDWLCDNRVTAKRTPSPYKPYFQFLMGQIGFTQAVKTALAYRFAVGIVGPWMNINCGGALTYYALFEALRDMGYFPIMISQPEGLDWDPTPKYCRYKKLPYPSYAIAPVKESYVQQREFNNNCDTFLVGSDQLFTDEMLKLLDGYADLEWVSEDKRKVAYATSFAYDTFHGTYLQKERLRYFLQRFDDFSVREESGVALAKKEFDVEAEWVLDPVFLCATSHFEKLSESGMERVSQRPYVFGYVLDPDFEKANAMHFTAEKLGAECYAASDVWNNPDKLKRIWDIETFDQLGNEELIAQIVHCRFLITDSFHGMCFAILFHKPFVAIANQERGKARFASLLRLLGLEDRMVHNPAEIEKAPWLFETIDYESVDKRLEIERDRCRTWLKNALEKPLTHKAVTDYDMACGYCDRTQTMIERRMKQDRDSLNGRVDWLIGYADANKADEKKTDVAQWKQLEDHNGRLTGLEKLQREGAETDASQWTQLEDHNQRLTGQEKLQQEGAETDASQWMQLEDHRKRLDSMEAKVNDLQAKLDMLEQHSIWHRPWKK, encoded by the coding sequence ATGCTTGAAGAACTGCACGCAAAAAATCTGGAATGTACAGGTTGTGGTGCTTGTTATAATGTTTGCCCTGTAGATGCAATCAAAATGGAGATGGATACAATAGGATTTTTACAGCCTATTGTTCAAAAAGACCGCTGCATCAATTGTGGCAGGTGCTTACAGACCTGCCCGGTACTGACACCAGATAAAAACGAAAATATTTCCGAACCAGATTGCTATGCGGCTGCTATGTCGGATGTTGTACGACTTCAAAGTTCCTCCGGTGGTATTTTTACTGCACTGGCTGAGGTCGTGTTAGCAAAAGGAGGCGCCGTATATGGAGCCGCGCTGGCTCCTGATTTTTCTGTGCGACATATCTGTGTGAAAGCAAGGGATGAATTGCCTTTATTGCGGAAATCGAAATATGTACAAAGTGATACAGGTCTTACCTATCGTGAGATAAAGGAACAACTGCAAAATGGACACGCAATACTGTTTTCCGGCTGTCCGTGCCAGGTAGCAGGCTTGAAAGCCTATCTGGGCAAAGAATATGATAATTTGTATACTGTAGATATCCTGTGCCATGGGGTGCCTTCCCAGAAAATGCTGAAAGAATATATTCAGGAAATGCCGGAAGGAAACAAAATCATTTCTCTGGATTTTCGCCCGAAGGAAAAAGCATGGAGCGCGAGTTCTCGCATTTTAAAAATGAACTATGAAGATGGAACCAGTAAGCTAGTTCCATTTTCAAAAAGCGAATATGAGCAGGGCTTTCACAATGGTCTGATATTGCGGAACAGCTGCGAAAATTGCAGCTTTGCGGAATATCCTCGCCAGGGTGATATCAGCTTAGGTGATTTCTGGGGTATCGGTGATCGCGACATTTCCATGGATGATGAAGGTGGGACTAGTGCGGTGCTTGTCAACTCCCCCAAGGGTCAAGTGCTTTTACAGCAGGCGCAGCCTCAATTCACTTTATGCAAGCGTGTCCCACGGGACTGGCTGTGCGATAACCGTGTGACGGCAAAACGCACCCCCAGCCCATATAAACCATATTTCCAGTTTTTAATGGGGCAGATAGGATTTACGCAGGCGGTAAAAACTGCGCTTGCCTATCGCTTTGCCGTTGGTATTGTAGGGCCGTGGATGAACATCAACTGCGGTGGCGCTCTGACTTATTATGCACTGTTTGAAGCACTGCGGGACATGGGATATTTCCCCATTATGATTTCTCAGCCAGAAGGATTGGATTGGGATCCTACTCCCAAATACTGCCGCTATAAAAAGCTTCCCTACCCAAGCTATGCCATTGCACCAGTAAAAGAAAGCTATGTGCAGCAGCGGGAGTTTAACAACAACTGCGATACTTTCCTCGTCGGCTCAGATCAGCTGTTCACCGATGAGATGCTGAAACTGCTGGATGGCTATGCCGATTTGGAGTGGGTGTCAGAAGATAAACGCAAGGTGGCATACGCTACCTCATTTGCGTATGACACCTTCCATGGTACCTATCTGCAAAAGGAGCGACTTCGCTATTTTCTTCAACGTTTTGATGATTTTTCAGTGCGGGAAGAGAGCGGTGTAGCCCTCGCCAAAAAAGAGTTTGACGTGGAGGCAGAATGGGTACTAGACCCAGTATTTTTGTGTGCGACATCACATTTTGAAAAGCTGTCTGAAAGCGGTATGGAACGCGTTTCTCAACGCCCGTATGTGTTTGGTTATGTGTTAGATCCGGACTTCGAAAAAGCAAATGCCATGCATTTTACCGCCGAAAAGCTGGGTGCGGAATGTTATGCGGCCTCGGACGTATGGAATAATCCAGACAAACTAAAGCGTATCTGGGATATTGAAACTTTTGACCAGTTGGGTAATGAGGAACTAATAGCCCAGATTGTACATTGCAGATTTCTGATCACCGATTCGTTTCACGGGATGTGCTTCGCAATCCTGTTCCATAAGCCGTTTGTGGCAATTGCTAACCAGGAGCGAGGTAAGGCACGTTTTGCTTCGCTTTTAAGACTGCTCGGACTAGAAGACCGCATGGTGCACAACCCCGCCGAAATTGAGAAAGCTCCATGGCTATTTGAGACTATTGATTATGAATCTGTGGATAAGCGTTTGGAAATCGAGCGGGATCGTTGCCGTACATGGCTGAAAAATGCATTAGAAAAGCCGCTGACTCATAAGGCTGTAACCGATTATGATATGGCCTGCGGTTACTGTGACCGCACACAGACCATGATAGAAAGACGTATGAAACAGGATCGAGATAGCTTGAATGGCCGAGTGGATTGGCTGATTGGTTATGCGGATGCTAATAAAGCGGATGAAAAAAAGACAGATGTAGCTCAGTGGAAACAGCTTGAAGATCATAATGGCCGATTAACTGGTTTAGAAAAATTGCAACGGGAAGGGGCCGAGACGGATGCTTCCCAGTGGACGCAACTTGAAGACCATAACCAGCGATTGACAGGGCAGGAAAAACTGCAGCAGGAAGGCGCCGAGACGGATGCTTCCCAGTGGATGCAGCTCGAAGATCACCGTAAACGCCTGGACAGTATGGAAGCTAAGGTGAATGACCTGCAGGCAAAGCTGGATATGCTGGAACAACATTCGATTTGGCACCGGCCTTGGAAAAAGTGA
- a CDS encoding ABC transporter permease: MTKKNAIDIALQHLIKYKPLLRELVMRDLKVKYRRSFLGYLWSLLNPLLMMAVMTVIFSYMFRFDIPNYPLYLICGQTLWNCFNEATNMAMTSVIQNGSLIKKVYIPKFIFPISRVLSSFVTMLFSLAAILIVMICTGTTFHWEVLLFWVPLVLMFLFSCGVALILSAIAVQFRDIMHLYSVITMAWMYCTPIFYPIDKVPTAVQIIIKLNPMYHYINCFREMVLYGTISGPNTWFACIVSSCLALGIGLAIFRKLQRNFILYI, from the coding sequence ATGACGAAAAAAAATGCAATCGACATAGCTCTGCAGCATTTGATAAAGTACAAGCCGCTACTGCGCGAGTTGGTGATGCGTGATTTGAAAGTGAAATATCGTCGCAGCTTTCTAGGTTATTTATGGAGCTTGCTAAATCCCCTGCTGATGATGGCGGTCATGACGGTGATCTTTTCGTATATGTTCCGCTTTGATATTCCAAACTATCCATTGTACCTGATCTGCGGGCAGACGTTGTGGAACTGCTTTAATGAAGCAACGAATATGGCTATGACATCTGTGATCCAGAATGGTAGCCTGATTAAAAAAGTATATATTCCAAAATTTATCTTTCCAATCTCACGTGTGCTGTCCAGCTTTGTAACGATGCTGTTCAGTTTGGCAGCAATTCTCATCGTTATGATCTGCACTGGCACGACATTTCACTGGGAGGTATTACTCTTCTGGGTTCCACTGGTGCTCATGTTCCTGTTCAGCTGTGGCGTTGCACTGATTCTTTCCGCGATTGCCGTTCAATTTCGCGACATTATGCATCTGTATAGTGTGATTACGATGGCGTGGATGTATTGCACACCAATCTTTTATCCAATAGACAAAGTTCCCACAGCCGTTCAAATTATCATAAAACTAAATCCGATGTACCATTATATCAACTGTTTCCGAGAAATGGTGCTGTATGGTACAATTTCTGGGCCGAATACTTGGTTTGCCTGTATTGTATCTAGTTGCCTAGCATTGGGTATCGGTCTTGCCATTTTCCGCAAACTGCAGCGGAACTTCATACTTTATATTTAA